One window from the genome of Choloepus didactylus isolate mChoDid1 chromosome 2, mChoDid1.pri, whole genome shotgun sequence encodes:
- the GJB4 gene encoding gap junction beta-4 protein, protein MNWANLQSLLSGVNKYSTALGRIWLSVVLIFRLLVYLVVAKEVWNESQDFECNTQQPGCPSVCYDEFFPVSHLRLWAPQLILVTCPSLLVAMHVAYREDRERKHRLKHGPDAPSLYDNLGKKRGGLWWTYLLSLVFKAAVDSGFLYIFHRIYQDYDMPRMVACSAKPCPHTVECYISRPTEKKIFTYFMVTTAAICILLNLCELTYLVGKRCMEIFGPRLQQSQCHGHLPDTCPLYAPSQDGNSVLKKDRVFALASASNTPQTFT, encoded by the coding sequence ATGAACTGGGCAAACCTGCAGAGCCTCCTGAGCGGCGTGAACAAGTACTCCACGGCACTGGGCCGCATCTGGCTGTCGGTGGTGCTTATCTTCCGTTTGCTGGTGTATTTGGTGGTGGCCAAGGAGGTGTGGAATGAATCCCAGGACTTCGAGTGCAACACCCAGCAGCCAGGCTGCCCCAGCGTCTGCTACGACGAGTTCTTCCCCGTGTCCCACCTGCGCCTCTGGGCCCCGCAGCTCATCCTGGTCACATGCCCCTCGCTGCTGGTGGCCATGCACGTGGCCTACCGCGAGGACCGCGAGCGGAAGCACCGTCTGAAACACGGGCCTGACGCCCCCTCCCTGTATGACAACCTGGGCAAGAAGCGGGGCGGGCTCTGGTGGACGTACCTGCTGAGTCTCGTCTTCAAGGCTGCCGTCGACTCTGGCTTCCTCTACATCTTCCATCGCATCTACCAGGATTACGACATGCCCCGCATGGTGGCCTGCTCCGCGAAGCCCTGTCCCCATACCGTGGAGTGTTACATCTCCCGACCCACAGAGAAGAAGATCTTCACCTACTTCATGGTGACTACAGCTGCCATCTGCATCCTGCTTAACCTCTGCGAGCTCACTTACCTGGTGGGCAAGAGGTGCATGGAGATCTTTGGTCCCAGGCTCCAGCAGTCTCAGTGCCATGGTCATCTCCCTGATACATGCCCACTATATGCCCCCTCCCAAGATGGGAACTCTGTCCTAAAGAAGGACAG
- the GJB5 gene encoding gap junction beta-5 protein, giving the protein MNWGAFEDLLSGVNKYSTAFGRIWLSLVFIFRLLVYLVTAKHVWSDDHKDFDCNTRQPGCTNVCFDEFFPVSHLRLWALQLILVTCPSLLVVMHVAYREAQEKKQQEAAGNGTRHLYLNPGQKRGGLWWTYVCSLVFKAGVDAAFLYVFHSFYPNYTLPRVVKCQEAPCPNAVDCFISKPSEKNIFTLFMVITAAVCILLNLVELVYLVSKRCHECLTARRAQATSVEHHPDFATSSCKPDDLLPSDLIFLDSDTHPPLLPDHPQDHMKKTVL; this is encoded by the coding sequence ATGAACTGGGGGGCCTTTGAGGACCTCCTGAGCGGGGTCAACAAGTACTCCACGGCCTTTGGGCGCATCTGGCTGTCTCTGGTCTTCATCTTTCGTCTGCTGGTGTACCTGGTGACGGCCAAGCACGTGTGGAGTGATGACCACAAGGATTTCGACTGCAACACCCGCCAGCCAGGCTGCACCAACGTCTGTTTCGACGAGTTCTTCCCCGTGTCCCACCTGCGCCTCTGGGCCCTGCAGCTCATCCTGGTCACGTGCCCCTCGCTGCTGGTGGTCATGCATGTGGCCTACCGCGAGGCCCAGGAGAAAAAGCAGCAAGAGGCAGCTGGGAACGGCACCAGGCACCTCTACCTGAACCCGGGCCAGAAGCGGGGTGGGCTCTGGTGGACGTACGTCTGCAGCCTGGTGTTCAAGGCAGGTGTGGACGCTGCCTTCCTCTATGTGTTCCATTCATTCTACCCCAACTATACCCTCCCTCGTGTGGTCAAGTGCCAGGAGGCTCCATGTCCCAACGCTGTGGACTGCTTCATCTCCAAGCCCTCGGAGAAGAACATCTTCACGCTCTTCATGGTCATCACCGCTGCCGTCTGCATCTTGCTCAACCTCGTGGAGCTGGTCTACCTGGTGAGCAAGAGGTGCCACGAGTGCCTGACAGCGAGGAGAGCCCAGGCCACATCCGTGGAGCATCACCCGGACTTTGCCACCTCTTCCTGCAAACCAGATGACCTCCTTCCAAGTGACCTCATCTTTCTGGATTCAGACACTCACCCTCCTCTCTTACCTGACCACCCTCAAGACCATATGAAGAAAACAGTTCTGTGA